GGATACGGCCGATCATTTCGGCAAACTGGACGACTTTCTGCCGCCCGTCACCCGGGACGACATCCGGCGCGGGGTCGCGATCAGCGCCTCGCCCCTTCTACATCTGCTGACACACAGCTATCTCTATGCCGAGGCCGAGACGAGGCCGGACATCCTCAAGGAAGCCTGCAAATCCGCATTCTTCCTCATGCTTGTAGTCGAATATCTTGATTCAGGCCGGTACTGCGAAAACAAGCGGGAGCTGCTCTCCCGCCTGGACGGCATTCCCAGGGAAATAATTCTGGCAAGCATGGATTTCCCGGCCCGGCTTGCCTTCCATTCGGGACGGGAGATATTCAATATGCTTCTGGACTGGACCCGAAATGTGCTCACATCAGCCTGATCCGCATTGTCAAAGAAAATTCAAGATTGCAGTCTGTTGAATACGACCCTGCTGTTCTCGTGGATCCGAAGGGCGGAGTCGGAATTTTACCTCGAAAAGAGGTGGCCTGCCATTTGAATTTGAAACCCCACTCTTTGGCTTACTTCGATTTTCCCGTTTATTGAGGGCCGCCAGCCAATGCCAGCGGTTCTCTCATTATGACGAAACCGGGACGACCAATCTCTCGCCGCCAGCATCCTCTTCAATTTCATCCTCCTGTTAATCCAATTCGTCCTTGTCGCGTTCGACGGAACGGGGCTTGTCGCCCTCCAGTGAGAAGATGTGAGGATCCCATAGTCAAAACTGGTCAGAAGCAGGTCCGATTCAGCCCTGAACAGCCTGGTCCGTCTTTTGACTCTTTTCATCGGATTCGTCCCGAACAGCTACAACGCAGCCCAATTTCCCTCGGGCCTTCCATCAGCAATATAGGACATCAAAATCAAGGACCAGTCGGTTGGACGACGCTCCGCCAGGCACCAACCCTACCGGCCTGTTCGCGGCCACCAATAAAGACCGCCCCCCCCCAGCCGGTCTTTTCCTTTTACTGTCCTCCATCAGGCCCTGTCCCAAGCAGGAATATGAATATCCCGTTAAATTCCCTGTCAAAGAATGAAAAGGGGACGATGTGAGAGGATCGACGCACACCGATGGATTGCGACATTCTCGAATCAAAACAGGAGGCAGTGAACTGAACGTTCAAGGTCGGAAATATGGCGAGATCAAATTCGGTGGCCCGGGTCACAAGGAGGACTGTGCGTGGCAGACGATCGGAAGCGTGAAAAGCGTTGCACGGAGTGGTCCTCCCGTTGCCAGCCTCCGCCAGTATCTCGGGCATTCCGGGAGAAACGAGGGCGCCCCGGCGGCATTCCGCATCTGCATTCGAGCAGACGATTAGGACGACGACGCCTGGACAGCCAAGGTCGCCGACATGACGCAACTCCTGGCAAAAGTTGGAACGCCCCGCAGCTTCCAACCTGGCTGCATCTCTCGACGGTTATCCAGCAATTTCTGTCTTCGATATCCCCACATGGCGGGATGAGTCCCGTGGCGCATGGAACTCACTGTGCGAGACCGGTCCCTTCGGCCATACATACGACTATCGCACAGATTGAGCTATGAAGACGATCGTTTGTCCCGCTGGGCAGATCTGGAAATGTTGTCTCGGTCGGAATCATTGGTAATGATGCCGAGAGATATCAATGGCGTTAGATGCCTGTAGAAACAGCCCCACAGCCCCTGGGTTTTCGCCTGTCAAAAAAGAGGAAGGGTTGCAGCCTGTTAGCTGCAACCCTTTTGAGTTCATGGTGCCGGGGGGGGGATTCGAACCCCCACGGAATTTCTTCCACTGCCCCCTCAAGACAGCGTGTCTACCAATTCCACCACCTCGGCACGATATGCTTTGAGCATTATTTGCTCTTGGCGTCGTCTCCGGTATCCTTGAAAGTCACTCCGGGCTTGGCTGGCGCGGCCGGAGCCGTGGTTTCCGCCGCAGGCACGTTCTGCTGCAGCATAATGGAATCCACGCTGGACACCTTGTTGCCGGTCAGGATGTTATATCCGAGGGAAGTGACCAGGAAAACCGTTGCAAGTCCGGCGGTTACCTTGACCAGGAGACCGCCTGCGCCGGTGCTGCCGAACATCGTGCTGCTCCCGCCGCCGAAGATGACTCCCATCCCCTCGTGACCGGACTGAAGCATTACAGCGCCGATCAAAAAGATGCAAGCCAAAACATGGATGACTATGACTATGGTTTCCACAATTAATCCCTTTTCTTAAAACTTTTTTCCGCTTGCAAAATCAAGCCAGTACGATCTGACTGAAGCTTTCTCCCTGCAAGCTCGCGCCTCCTACCAATACTCCATCGACGTTGTCAAGCGCAATAATTTCCGCGCAGTTGCCCGGCTTGACGCTTCCACCGTACAATATCCTAATTTCATTAGCTTTTTTTCCAAAAACAGAAACGAGAATTTTCCGGGTGAAAGCATGCGCTTCAATAATTTCGACAGGACCGGCCACTTCGCCGGTGCCGATGGCCCAGACGGGTTCATAAGCCACGGACAAACGCTCGGAGTCGATGTCCATGGGTACGTCTGCGAGCCCGGCCCGCAATTGGCGTTCGAGCACTTCATGTACCCGGCCCGCCCTACGCTCTTCGATAAGCTCGCCGATGCACAGGATGACCTTAAGCCCCTGCGACAGGCCATAAGCGGTCTTGCGCCCCACCAAGGCGTCATCTTCACCAAGCACGTGCCGACGCTCGGAATGGCCGGTCAGACCGAAGGAAGCGCCCGCGTCCTTGAGCATCCTCGGAGAGATTTCACCGGTGAAGGCGCCCTCCTCCTCCGTATAAAAATCCTGGCCTCCGACCGAAAAACCGGCCTTTGGACCCAACACGTCTCCCACGGCCTTGATCGCTGTAAAAGGCGGGAATATGAGCACTTCCCTGTCCGCCGAAAGTTTACTCGCGGCCAGCTCGACCAGTTCCTCCGCCGTGGATGCGGCCTCGTCCCAGGTCTTGTACATCTTCCAGTTGGCTGCCATCAACTTCTTCATTAGTTCATGCACTCCTTTAAAGCTCTGAAGGCCGGAAGTTCCTTGCCTTCGAGGAATTCCAGGAACGAACCGCCGCCCGTGGAAATGAAACTGAACTTGTCGGCCAGGCCGAGCAGGTGGACCACGGCGTCCGTGTCCCCGCCGCCGACAATGGTCAGGCTGTCGTCCAGCCCGGCGATGGCCTCGCAGACCGCCAGCGACCCCTTGGCAAAGGCCGTGGTTTCAAAGAGTCCCATAGGCCCGTTCCAGACCACGGTCCTGGCCAATTTGAGAATGGAAACGAAATGGGTGATGGTTTCGGGTCCGATGTCCAGGACCAGGGCGTCCGGCGGAATGGTCTTGGCCGTGCACACTCCCTCCGCCTGTTTGGCCTTGGGCGTCTTGGCATAAAGGAAATCCACCGGCAGATGGAGCACCGACCCCATGGATTTGGCCTTGGCCATGATCTCGGCGGCGGCATCCACCAAATCCGGCTCCACCAGGGACAGGCCCACGTCATACCCCTGGGCCAGAAGAAAGGTATTGGCCATGGCACCGCCGATGATGATGTCGTCCACTTTGCCGAGCAGATTATGCAATATTCCCAGCTTGGTGGAAACCTTGGCACCGCCCGAGACGCAGACATAGGGGCGCTTTGGAGATTGCAGGGCCTCGCCGAGGTATTCGTATTCCCGCTTAAGCAGGAACCCGGCGCAGCAGACCTTGGCGAACCGGGGAACGTCCACCACCGAGGCGTTCTCGCGATGAGCCACGCCGAAAGCATCGTTGACGTACACATCGGCCAGGGAGGCGAGCAGCTTGCCGAAATCGCCTCGTTCCTCGGGAGTCTTGCCGGTTTCCTCGGGGTTGAAGCGCAGGTTGTCGAGCATGATCACCTGCCCGGGGACGAGGTCGGCTGCCATCTTCACGGCCTGGTCGCCAATACGACCCGGCACCAAGGCCACGCCCTTGCCGAGCAGTTCGCCGGTGCGCTTGGCCACCGGTCCCAGGGAAAGCTCGGGCACGACCTTGCCCTTGGGCTTGCCCAGATGCGCACAGAGAATGACCGCAGCCCCTTGGTCCAAGGCGTACCGGATGGTCGGCAGGGCCGCTCTAATGCGGTTGTCGTCGGTGATGACTCCATCCTCGATGGGGACATTGAAATCCACCCTGAACAGCACCTTTTTTCCAGCGATATCAACCTGATCAATACACAACATACGTCAAAACCTCATGCGTCGTTTTGTTGAAAGTCATACCGGAACAGGAGAGCGTCTTCCCTGGTATCCGGGTAGTATTTCTTCCTTACGCCGATCTTCTTGTATCCGAACTTGCGATACAAAGCCAAGGCCGGGTCGTTAGAGACCTTTACATCCAAAAAACTTTTTGTCACGCCGCGGGCCGCGCACATTTCGAAACTCCGGCCAAGCAGGGCTTCGCCAATCCCCTGACGCCGGTAACCGGGATGGACGGCCAGATTGAGAATCTCCATCTCGTCCGCAATGAGGGAAAAGGCCATATAGCCCACAAGCCCCCCGTCCCGGCGCACGCCGATCACCTTGTAGGCGCCGCCCTCAAGGCCGAGCAGGAACTGTTCCCTGGTCCAATGGTACTCGAAACATAATTTTTCCAGGTCCATGAGATCCCGGATATCCGGCTCTCCCAGTTCAACTACCTCGTCATTCATCTCGCCTCCACACCCTTGAGGGGCTGGATATATTGCAACATTCCGTGTACACAGGGTTTACGAGCCAAACAAGAGAACGCCCATGATCACACATCAAGAAGCCCAAGAGCGCGACACGGATCACCTAGTTGAAGTCATTGACGGGAACAACCGCCCCCTGGCCGTTCTTTCCAAACGCAGCGTGCATCGACAGCTTTTGATGCACCGTTCGGTCCAGGTGCTCGTCTTCAACCCGGAAAAAAAGATATTCTTGCAAAAGCGCAACCAGAACAAGCCATTCTTCCCCGGCCGCTGGGACATTTCCGCCCGAACCCACCCCCGGGCGGGCGAGTCCGCCTTCGACGCCGCCGTCCGCGCCCTCAAGGAAGAGTTGAACTTGGAGATCGAGCATCCCCAATTGGTCCGGGAACTTCCCGCCGGGCCCGAGACCGGCTTCGAGCATGTCTCCCTGTTCGAGGTGACCAAAAACACCCTGCCCGTAGTTCCCAACGACGAGGCCGCCTCAGAAGGGTTCTATTATTCACCCGAGGAATTGACCTGCATGGTCAAGGAATTCCGGGAACTGCTCACGCCCAACCTTGTCATCCTCTGGGAATCCGGCCTGCTCGTCCCGGCCTAGTCCCCGGCCAAAAGGCCGCTCAATGCCTCATGAATCCTGCCGTTGGTGGCCAGGATGCAGCGCGACCCGAAGGTATACGGCACGGTCGTCTCGTATTCGCTCACCCGGCCGCCCGCCTCGGTAACCAACAGCATTCCGGCCGCGGTGTCCCAAGGATTCAGGGCGCGTTCGTAAAAACCGTCCAGCCGACCGCAGGCCACAAAGGCCAGGTCCACGGCCGCCGCTCCGCCCCGGCGAATCCCCTGGGCAACGGGCAGCAGCGTCCTGAGATTTTTGAGAATATCTTCAAGATGCGCGTCAATGTCGTAGGGAAATCCCGTGGCCAGGACGCACTGCTCCAAATCAGCCTCTCCAGTCACGCCAATCCGTTTGCCGTTCAAAAATGCGCCCTGTCCCTCCACGGCGGTGAAGCGCTCGCCCAGAAGCGGCATGTTGACCATGCCCAGGACCACCCGGTCGCGGTGCCACAGGGCTATGGAATTGGCCACGTAAGGCAGGCCGTGCGCGAAATTCGTAGTTCCGTCCACCGGGTCGATGATCCAGGTCAGTTCGCCGGGCTCGGTGTCCTTGGCCGTTTCCTCGGCCAGGAAATCCGAACCGGGCAGGAGCGAGGCCAACTCGGCCTTGAGCATGGTTTCCACGGCCATGTCGGTCTCGGTGACCAGGTCTATGCGCCCCTTGTGCAGGATCTTCCGGCTTCGGCTCGCGCCCTCACGGACGATCTCTCCGGCCTTATCCGCGACAAGGTCCAGCCCTTTCATGATGCGTACAGCGTCGAAATCATCCGTCATGTGGCCTTCCTCTCAAAGAAAAGGGCGGTCTGGGCCGCCCTGCATGAATGTCTCGATAACGCGGGCCTAGGACCTGCGCTGGATGAAAAATTCCACGGACCGATTGAAGGTTTTTTCTTCTTCCTTGGTGAAATAGCAAGCGGGCAGTTCCCCCCGCTGCCGATGATAATGCAGACATTCACAGCAGATGCCGTGTTTGTCGCAGTTGTCGGTACAGGTACAGTATTGCTCGTTGATTTTCGATCGCGGGCATTGATCCTTCTTCTTCATGACGATCCCTCTGGTCGCGGAAACATTGCGGTTCGATTGCGCCTCAAAACCTGTATATACTAGCCAACAGAGGACAGAGAGTCAATAATTCAAGCCCATTGTTTCCCGACGCCCCTCGGATGACGCCTTGATCAACCCGTGGCCGGGAAGAGGTCGTCACGATGCGATTATAATGCGCTAATCATTGTATTTCACGGCAGATAGGTATAAAGATTTATGATGATCATATGAGGCCCGACCCTCTCCGCCTTTGACTTGACCCGGAACCGCTCCCAATGTGGAAGAAAGCATTCAGCCAGGCTCCTGGCTACAAGAAGAAAGGGAAAAAGAAGTCCCCCGTCCGACTCGAAACCCTTGAGGAACTCAAGGAGTTCATCGATTACGAGCATATCAAGCACTGTCTGCTCCGGCCCTACTTCGAGGAACCCGACTATCCCCTGGTGGAGGCCCGGGAGTTGCTGCCCTCTTTCGAGGTCGATCTCTACGAGCATAAGAACCTGCCGGGATTTTCCTTGGTCGCCTTCGAACGACAGCTCAACTCCTTTCAGGAGATATTCCAGTTCGACGCCCTGCACTCGCTCTCGGACTGGGAGGAGATGCTGACGCAGGACTCCTGCTCGGTGGAAGAAAACGCCCGGGCGACCAACATTCGCACCTTCCTCAGCCGCCTGCCCAAACGATACCGTCAGGAATTTTTGAACAAATTCGAAACCAGCGACATCTGTGACATCCGGGACTACGACAAGATCCTGCCCTTTCTCCTACAATTGGAGCGGGCCCATGTCCTGGCCCTGAACTCGACGGGCGAGTTCACCCTGCAAGGCATGTACGCTTCCCTGCCGTCGAATCTGGACAGCGAGCTCAAACAATTCGGGCTCAAGATCGGCAAGTTCAAGCCGGGCAACAACCTGCTCTACGAGTGCAACCGGCTATTCGTCTACCAGTTCATGATGGAACTGTACGGTTTCCCCATCGTCTCGGAGCGACGCACCTCCTCGGCCATGTTCGCCATCCGCCTGTTGCGCCAGCACGAACGGTTCATCGTCCGCGTGCTCGGCCAGAGCGACCGGACCATCACCACGCTGATGTCGCCGCCCAAGGGCACGCCCAGACGGTCCATGAAATACCCCCGGGTAGAAAAGATCGCCCTGATCCAGGTCAACGAAAACCAGAAGGAACTGGCTGAAGTCCTCAAGGACCAGGGATTTTTCATCGATCCGAAAAAACGCGTGGTCATCCTCCGGGTAACCTACCAGCAGCACGACTACAATCCCAAAAACGTGCGGGAGGACCGCGCCCTGTCCGTGCTCCGGCAGGAGATCATCCATCCGATCACCGGACGGATCATCGAGGGCATGAACATCATTCAGAATGTACGCAACATGCTCCTGCGCCTGAACGACATCGTACGCGGCGAATACCGCATCCCGGTGAACTACAAGCGCCAGGAGCTCATCGACAACACCGAAACCCACGAGAACCGGCTCAAGGTGCTCTATGTCTGGCTGTCCAAGCACATGCACCGCATCGTGGACTACTCCGACGATTACTATGCGCAATTGGTCCGCGTTCTGGACGCCTACCTCCTGGCCCCGGACAACTATAAGATTTTTAATGAATTTCATGATTTGCACCAGGAAGTCTGGTCCCGCTACGGACAGATCCAGCAAGCCAGGAAAATCCGGGTCCTTGAAGATTTGCGCTATCGCAAGTACAAGGGAGAAGCCATCTCGTACAAACGCATGCTGGAGCTCATGACCGAGATCCTGAATGATCTCAAATTCGAGATCGTCAATTATTTCGACAGGCTTGTGATCAAGATCCTGATCATCGGCAACGATGTGGTGTCCGATTCCTACCTGTTGCGCAAATACGTGCGCCAGGACGACAAAGACCTCTCGCCCTATGGGCGGGACATCAAGAAACTGTACCAGCAACTGGTCATGCTGCTCGACGAGTTCCGGTCCATTCGGAAATCCCGCGTGTCGAGCCAAGCCGGTTCGGGACAATAGCAACACCGCAAGGAGCATACATTGGAAAACCTGCAAACCACCCCGCTCACCCCGTGGCACCGGGAAAACGGCGCCAAGATGGCCCCGTTCGCCGGTTTCGACATGCCGGTGCAATACAAAGGCATCATCATCGAACACAAACACACCCGCGAAAAGGCGGGCATCTTCGACATCTGCCACATGGGCGAATTCAAGCTTTCGGGCGCGGGAGCCAAGGACGCCTTGAACAAGATCGTCAGCCACGACCTGAACACGCTCGCGCCCGGCAAGTGCCGCTACGGCTTTCTGCTCAACGCTTCCGGCGGCATCAACGACGACCTGATCATCTACTGCCTGGCCGATGACGAGTACATGCTCGTGGTCAACGGCGCGTGCCGCCAAAAGGACTTCGATCACATCGCGGCCAACCTGCCCGGTGGCCTAAACTTCACGGACATCAGCGACGAGACCGGCAAAATCGACGTGCAGGGCCCGGAAAGCCTGAAGGTCATCAACGACCTTTTCGGATCAACATGGAATCATTTGAAGTATTTCAACTTCGAACAGACGGACGCACTCGGTTTCCCGATGATCGTCAGCCGTACAGGATATACGGGCGAGCTGGGGTTCGAGCTGTACCTGCCTGCGGACAAGGCTTTGGAAATATGGGAAAAGCTGGCAGCGGACGAGCTCGTGGAACCGATTGGCCTGGGCGCACGCGACACTCTGCGCCTGGAGATCGGCTACCCCCTCTACGGCCAGGACCTGGACGAGCAACGTACCCCGGTGGAGGCAGGAGCCGGCTTCTTCCTCAAAAAGGAATCCGAATACATCGGCAAGTCCGGCCTGAACCGGATAGACGAGAGCCTTATCCCCCTGTCCATCGAAGGCCGCCGCACGGCCCGGCACAATGACGAAGTCCGGCTGCCCAACGGTGAGAAGACCGGCGTGGTCACCAGCGGATCCTTTGCCCCAAGCCTGGGCCACTGCATCGCCTTGGCCTATGTCCGGGCCGAAGACGCGGACAAGGATACCTTCATCATCAAAACCGCCCGCGCCGAATTGGAAGCGAAGAGAGTGAAGCTCCCCTTCTACACGGAAGGCACGGCCCGCATGAAGACGGAATAATCCGCCTTCCACCGACGAGAGAACAAAGCCCCCGGCTCCATCGAGCCGGGGGCTTTATTGCGCCGCCGTTACCTCGGCGGCGGGATACGAGACGCCGCCAGCCGTCGAAGGCCGGGGTATTTCTACTTCGGCCCCAAGGCGAGCATACGGGATTCGAGACGGGCGGTCTCGCGTTCGAGAACCTCCCTGGTCAACTTCTCGCTGGTCACGGTCATGGGTTCGCCGATGTAGACAGGACAACGGGTAAAGGGAAACGGCAGAACGAAATGATCCCAGGATTTGGTGAAGATCTTCCGGCGCACGGGATAGGCGCGCAGGGGCAAAATTTTGGCCCCGGCCCGCTGGGCCAGGAAGATAATCCCGTCCTTGGCCTTGTAGCGCGGCCCCGTGGGCCCATCGACGGTGAAGACGGCCATGCGGTTTTCCTGTTCCATGATCCGCTTGGCCTGAAGCAAAGCCTTGACTCCGCCCCGCGTGCTTGAGCCGCGTACCGTGGTGTGGCCGAGCCGTTCCAGGACCCGGGCGATGACCTCTCCATCCTTGGATTGGCTGACAAAGGTCACCAGATGCGACGTCGCGGTATGGCCGAACGCGGTCACCGGAAAAATTTCACCGTGCCACAGAGCGATGACCTTGGCCTCGCCCGACTTGTTGGAAGCGATGAAATCAAGATTGCCCACCGGCTCAAACCGGATGGTCCATCCCCAAAGCTTGAACAGCCAGGCAATGAAGGGCGCGAACGCGGCTGGGTCGATCGGTATTTTCATGCGGGAACGCTCAGTTATGGATTTTCCTCTCTCTACCGGCTCGGCGTGCGAAGGGCAAGAGGGACGATTGATCGAATTCACCTTTTAAAGTTGTCTTTCAGATGTGTCTTATCAATTTGACCAGCGGGCACAATCTGTGCAGCATCCAATAATCAAGGAGTAAATATGACTGACATTTCCATTGATTGCAAAGGCCTTCCCTGCCCCCAGCCCGTGCTCCGCTGTAAGGAAACCATTGAAAAAGATGGTCCCGCCAAACTGGTGGTCATCGTGGACAACGATGCGGCCCGGGAAAACGTCACCCGGTTCATGACCATGCAGGGCTACACCGTACAGGCAGAGAAGTCCGGATCCGACCACATTGTCACCGGCCTGCGCGCGGACGGGGCCGGAAGCGAAGATGATTGCACGGAATGCGCGGTCATGACCGAAGCCGAGATATCAGCCACGGTCAAGGAGAAGATTTTGGTCTTCGTGCCCACCGAGGTCGTCGGCTCGGGCGACGACGAACTGGGCGCCGGCCTGATGTACAATTTCATGGTCACCCTGAAGGAATTGGGCGACGAGTTGTGGCGCGTGGTCCTGGTCAACGGCGGGGTCAAGCTGGCAGTGCCCGGGCACCGTTGTTTCGAAGAGTTGAAAAAACTCGAGGAAAACGGCGTCTCCGTCCTGGTATGCGGCACTTGCCTCGAATTTTTCGGCCTGACCGATCAGCGCGGACTGGGCGACGTGACCAACATGCTTGACGTGGTCACCAGCTTCCAGCTTGCCACCAAGACCATTCGGGTCTAGAAGACGGGGCATGACCACTGCCCCTTCCGATACCCTGCGGCTGAACAAATTCATCGCCCAATGCGGCATCGCGTCCCGACGCGGCGCCGACGATATGGTTTTTGCCGGACGGGTGACCGTCAAT
This sequence is a window from Desulfovibrio sp. Huiquan2017. Protein-coding genes within it:
- a CDS encoding nucleotidyltransferase domain-containing protein: MIDAPIWISGILPRLQDAFGPRLQYFGLQGSYRRGEATETSDIDLVVLLDEVGLDDLDAYRALVYAMPEGNKACGFLCGLREFAAWPPHELFPFRMDTADHFGKLDDFLPPVTRDDIRRGVAISASPLLHLLTHSYLYAEAETRPDILKEACKSAFFLMLVVEYLDSGRYCENKRELLSRLDGIPREIILASMDFPARLAFHSGREIFNMLLDWTRNVLTSA
- the secG gene encoding preprotein translocase subunit SecG, with translation METIVIVIHVLACIFLIGAVMLQSGHEGMGVIFGGGSSTMFGSTGAGGLLVKVTAGLATVFLVTSLGYNILTGNKVSSVDSIMLQQNVPAAETTAPAAPAKPGVTFKDTGDDAKSK
- the tpiA gene encoding triose-phosphate isomerase — translated: MKKLMAANWKMYKTWDEAASTAEELVELAASKLSADREVLIFPPFTAIKAVGDVLGPKAGFSVGGQDFYTEEEGAFTGEISPRMLKDAGASFGLTGHSERRHVLGEDDALVGRKTAYGLSQGLKVILCIGELIEERRAGRVHEVLERQLRAGLADVPMDIDSERLSVAYEPVWAIGTGEVAGPVEIIEAHAFTRKILVSVFGKKANEIRILYGGSVKPGNCAEIIALDNVDGVLVGGASLQGESFSQIVLA
- a CDS encoding phosphoglycerate kinase; the encoded protein is MLCIDQVDIAGKKVLFRVDFNVPIEDGVITDDNRIRAALPTIRYALDQGAAVILCAHLGKPKGKVVPELSLGPVAKRTGELLGKGVALVPGRIGDQAVKMAADLVPGQVIMLDNLRFNPEETGKTPEERGDFGKLLASLADVYVNDAFGVAHRENASVVDVPRFAKVCCAGFLLKREYEYLGEALQSPKRPYVCVSGGAKVSTKLGILHNLLGKVDDIIIGGAMANTFLLAQGYDVGLSLVEPDLVDAAAEIMAKAKSMGSVLHLPVDFLYAKTPKAKQAEGVCTAKTIPPDALVLDIGPETITHFVSILKLARTVVWNGPMGLFETTAFAKGSLAVCEAIAGLDDSLTIVGGGDTDAVVHLLGLADKFSFISTGGGSFLEFLEGKELPAFRALKECMN
- the rimI gene encoding ribosomal protein S18-alanine N-acetyltransferase, which translates into the protein MNDEVVELGEPDIRDLMDLEKLCFEYHWTREQFLLGLEGGAYKVIGVRRDGGLVGYMAFSLIADEMEILNLAVHPGYRRQGIGEALLGRSFEMCAARGVTKSFLDVKVSNDPALALYRKFGYKKIGVRKKYYPDTREDALLFRYDFQQNDA
- a CDS encoding NUDIX domain-containing protein, with the protein product MITHQEAQERDTDHLVEVIDGNNRPLAVLSKRSVHRQLLMHRSVQVLVFNPEKKIFLQKRNQNKPFFPGRWDISARTHPRAGESAFDAAVRALKEELNLEIEHPQLVRELPAGPETGFEHVSLFEVTKNTLPVVPNDEAASEGFYYSPEELTCMVKEFRELLTPNLVILWESGLLVPA
- a CDS encoding inositol monophosphatase family protein; the encoded protein is MTDDFDAVRIMKGLDLVADKAGEIVREGASRSRKILHKGRIDLVTETDMAVETMLKAELASLLPGSDFLAEETAKDTEPGELTWIIDPVDGTTNFAHGLPYVANSIALWHRDRVVLGMVNMPLLGERFTAVEGQGAFLNGKRIGVTGEADLEQCVLATGFPYDIDAHLEDILKNLRTLLPVAQGIRRGGAAAVDLAFVACGRLDGFYERALNPWDTAAGMLLVTEAGGRVSEYETTVPYTFGSRCILATNGRIHEALSGLLAGD
- a CDS encoding DUF6485 family protein; the protein is MKKKDQCPRSKINEQYCTCTDNCDKHGICCECLHYHRQRGELPACYFTKEEEKTFNRSVEFFIQRRS
- the gcvT gene encoding glycine cleavage system aminomethyltransferase GcvT, whose amino-acid sequence is MENLQTTPLTPWHRENGAKMAPFAGFDMPVQYKGIIIEHKHTREKAGIFDICHMGEFKLSGAGAKDALNKIVSHDLNTLAPGKCRYGFLLNASGGINDDLIIYCLADDEYMLVVNGACRQKDFDHIAANLPGGLNFTDISDETGKIDVQGPESLKVINDLFGSTWNHLKYFNFEQTDALGFPMIVSRTGYTGELGFELYLPADKALEIWEKLAADELVEPIGLGARDTLRLEIGYPLYGQDLDEQRTPVEAGAGFFLKKESEYIGKSGLNRIDESLIPLSIEGRRTARHNDEVRLPNGEKTGVVTSGSFAPSLGHCIALAYVRAEDADKDTFIIKTARAELEAKRVKLPFYTEGTARMKTE
- a CDS encoding lysophospholipid acyltransferase family protein — encoded protein: MKIPIDPAAFAPFIAWLFKLWGWTIRFEPVGNLDFIASNKSGEAKVIALWHGEIFPVTAFGHTATSHLVTFVSQSKDGEVIARVLERLGHTTVRGSSTRGGVKALLQAKRIMEQENRMAVFTVDGPTGPRYKAKDGIIFLAQRAGAKILPLRAYPVRRKIFTKSWDHFVLPFPFTRCPVYIGEPMTVTSEKLTREVLERETARLESRMLALGPK
- the yedF gene encoding sulfurtransferase-like selenium metabolism protein YedF, which codes for MTDISIDCKGLPCPQPVLRCKETIEKDGPAKLVVIVDNDAARENVTRFMTMQGYTVQAEKSGSDHIVTGLRADGAGSEDDCTECAVMTEAEISATVKEKILVFVPTEVVGSGDDELGAGLMYNFMVTLKELGDELWRVVLVNGGVKLAVPGHRCFEELKKLEENGVSVLVCGTCLEFFGLTDQRGLGDVTNMLDVVTSFQLATKTIRV